One Polaribacter sp. SA4-12 genomic window carries:
- the rsxC gene encoding electron transport complex subunit RsxC — MGLFNFHKDTFKHGIHPPESKGETNGLAIKQFPFAPVIILPLAQHIGAPSQIVVREGQEVQRGELLAKAVGYVSVPLHAPVSGIIQKIANVPTISGKMSLGIYLKTFPSSTQEILEGKPIDPDTATAEEILQAIQDAGIVGLGGAAFPTHVKLKIPKGKKCETLLINGVECEPYLTTDHRVMLEQENDIFTGIKYLLKATGAKKAIIGIEANKQDAADHLAKYIPKELPVTIKVLPVKYPQGAEKMLVTSILNKEVPSKGLPIEVGAVVVNVATTAEIGRLLPHGRGIQERVITITGHGVKKKGNYLIPVGTPLRYVLDYVGVDEAISEVYMGGPMMGVAVSNLDISIVKGTSGILVFTGEDVGKSSQTYPCIKCGACLDACPIMLNPSKLGILAKFEAYDEMASDNNLMDCFECGSCTYVCPSHIPLVQYFRLAKRVVRKREAEKKEKVND, encoded by the coding sequence ATGGGGCTATTCAATTTTCATAAGGATACGTTTAAACACGGTATTCATCCTCCAGAAAGCAAAGGAGAAACCAATGGTCTTGCGATCAAGCAGTTTCCCTTTGCTCCTGTCATCATTTTACCTTTAGCTCAACACATTGGTGCGCCGTCTCAAATTGTTGTCCGTGAAGGTCAAGAAGTGCAGCGAGGAGAATTATTAGCAAAAGCTGTAGGTTACGTTTCCGTTCCATTACATGCTCCTGTTTCTGGTATTATTCAAAAAATAGCAAATGTCCCAACAATTTCGGGAAAAATGTCCCTTGGAATTTATCTCAAAACATTTCCCTCTTCTACTCAAGAAATACTAGAGGGAAAACCGATTGATCCTGATACAGCTACTGCCGAAGAAATTCTGCAAGCAATTCAGGATGCAGGTATTGTTGGTCTAGGAGGAGCAGCATTTCCAACTCATGTGAAATTGAAAATTCCTAAAGGAAAAAAATGCGAAACTCTACTTATTAATGGAGTAGAATGTGAACCCTATTTAACAACGGATCACCGTGTTATGTTAGAACAGGAAAATGACATTTTTACTGGAATTAAATATTTACTAAAAGCTACAGGTGCTAAAAAAGCCATTATTGGTATTGAAGCTAACAAGCAAGATGCAGCTGATCACTTAGCAAAATACATTCCTAAAGAATTACCTGTTACCATAAAAGTGCTTCCGGTAAAATACCCTCAAGGTGCGGAGAAAATGCTGGTTACCTCAATCCTCAATAAAGAAGTTCCGTCAAAAGGGCTACCCATTGAAGTTGGTGCCGTGGTAGTAAATGTTGCTACAACTGCAGAGATTGGACGATTATTACCTCATGGACGCGGTATACAAGAACGAGTTATCACCATTACTGGACACGGAGTTAAAAAGAAAGGAAATTATTTAATTCCTGTAGGCACACCATTACGTTATGTGTTGGATTATGTAGGTGTAGACGAAGCAATTAGTGAAGTTTATATGGGAGGTCCAATGATGGGCGTAGCGGTTTCTAACCTCGATATTTCTATTGTAAAAGGAACCTCAGGCATCTTGGTATTTACAGGAGAAGATGTAGGCAAGTCGTCCCAAACATATCCTTGTATTAAATGTGGTGCTTGTTTAGATGCTTGTCCTATTATGTTAAATCCATCCAAATTGGGAATCCTAGCAAAATTTGAAGCTTATGACGAAATGGCTTCAGATAATAATTTAATGGACTGTTTTGAATGTGGATCATGCACATATGTATGTCCATCCCATATTCCACTAGTTCAGTATTTCAGATTGGCTAAACGAGTTGTACGAAAACGGGAAGCCGAAAAAAAAGAAAAAGTAAATGATTAA
- a CDS encoding RnfABCDGE type electron transport complex subunit D, giving the protein MIKKTLNISSSPHIYKRRSTGDIMRNVVWALLPVVFFSVYSFGLNALLVIATATLASVLTEHFLCKLSKKESTVHDYSAVITGLLLGLTLPPSFPLWMAFVGGVISIALGKYIFGGLGYNVFNPALVARAVLQAAFPVAITTWHPALLPDRFSTIAQSIFTMPFMQPQFDAISGATPLTAFKFDGIVAPTIELAFGQTSGSTGETCAVIIALGGIYLISRKMMSWRTPLAVLLSAFILSGILYLSNSEIYPSPFFMLFSGGLMLGAVFMATDMVSSPLTPLGLWIYGGIIGILTIVIRIWSGLPEGVMYSILLANAISPHIDNLVRNRVYGTNKKIKVT; this is encoded by the coding sequence ATGATTAAAAAAACATTAAATATAAGCTCATCGCCACACATTTATAAAAGGCGAAGTACCGGTGACATTATGAGAAATGTTGTATGGGCATTACTGCCTGTTGTATTTTTCTCTGTTTATTCTTTTGGATTAAATGCTTTACTTGTTATTGCTACAGCAACGCTAGCCAGTGTATTGACAGAGCATTTTTTATGTAAACTTTCTAAAAAAGAATCTACAGTTCATGATTACTCTGCTGTAATTACAGGGTTATTATTAGGACTTACTTTGCCCCCAAGTTTTCCTTTATGGATGGCTTTTGTTGGCGGGGTAATAAGTATTGCGCTTGGTAAATATATTTTTGGTGGATTAGGTTATAACGTATTCAATCCAGCACTTGTGGCTCGAGCTGTTTTACAAGCTGCCTTCCCTGTAGCAATTACTACCTGGCACCCAGCTTTACTGCCAGATAGATTTTCTACTATTGCTCAGTCGATCTTTACTATGCCATTTATGCAACCACAATTTGATGCCATTTCGGGAGCAACTCCCCTTACGGCTTTTAAATTTGATGGTATTGTAGCACCAACAATAGAATTAGCTTTTGGTCAAACTAGTGGTTCAACTGGTGAAACTTGTGCCGTTATCATTGCTTTGGGTGGTATTTATTTGATATCTCGAAAAATGATGAGTTGGAGAACTCCATTGGCGGTATTATTAAGTGCATTTATATTAAGTGGAATCCTTTATTTAAGCAATAGCGAAATATATCCTTCTCCATTCTTTATGTTATTTTCTGGTGGATTAATGTTAGGTGCTGTATTTATGGCAACAGATATGGTATCCTCACCACTTACGCCATTAGGCTTATGGATTTATGGAGGTATTATTGGCATCTTAACAATTGTGATTAGAATATGGAGTGGTTTACCTGAAGGCGTTATGTATTCTATTTTACTAGCCAATGCGATTTCTCCCCATATTGATAATCTTGTTAGAAATAGGGTTTATGGAACAAATAAAAAAATAAAAGTTACATGA
- a CDS encoding FMN-binding protein has protein sequence MSKATKIEKQESSSSIKMLKAMLVIGIISALLIVSAYQLTLPRVLQLKAEALEKAIFKVLPGTVSTQAFGINTKGELTKIETGEKYESTYYAGYDKNEKLVGYAIDAAGQGYADIIRVLYGYDPKEQILIGFQVLESKETPGLGDKIEKDQRFIDNFKALDVSLTNDRKLKNKVITVKQGEKQNPWEIDGITGATISSRAIGKIIGVSTAKDVPILFNSNIKMINDNKPNGKQTESNE, from the coding sequence ATGAGTAAAGCTACCAAAATAGAAAAGCAAGAATCTTCTAGTAGCATAAAAATGCTAAAGGCTATGCTAGTTATTGGAATAATAAGCGCGCTACTTATTGTGTCTGCTTATCAACTAACGCTGCCTAGAGTACTACAACTTAAAGCAGAAGCTTTAGAGAAGGCTATTTTTAAAGTTCTCCCGGGAACTGTTAGTACACAAGCTTTTGGTATAAACACCAAAGGAGAATTAACCAAGATAGAAACTGGAGAAAAATATGAATCTACCTATTATGCAGGATATGATAAAAATGAAAAACTTGTAGGTTATGCTATCGATGCCGCCGGACAAGGTTATGCAGACATTATCCGAGTATTGTATGGTTACGATCCTAAGGAACAAATACTAATTGGGTTTCAAGTTTTAGAAAGCAAAGAAACTCCAGGACTTGGAGATAAAATTGAAAAAGACCAGCGTTTTATTGACAATTTTAAAGCTTTAGACGTAAGCCTTACGAATGATAGAAAACTCAAAAATAAGGTGATTACAGTGAAACAAGGAGAAAAACAAAACCCTTGGGAAATTGATGGAATAACTGGAGCTACTATTTCTTCTCGTGCAATCGGAAAGATTATTGGTGTAAGCACAGCAAAAGACGTTCCTATTCTCTTTAACAGTAACATAAAGATGATAAACGATAATAAACCTAATGGAAAACAAACAGAAAGCAATGAGTAA
- the rsxE gene encoding electron transport complex subunit RsxE, with product MSKDNTSSKQEVSNTDEFIKGIWRDNPVFVQVLGMCPVLAVSNTAENALAMGLATAFVLLMSNILVSLLRNFIPKQVRIASYILIIATFVTVTDYAIQAISVELYKSLGAFISLIVVNCLILSRAEAFASKNTVWKSMLDALGMGLGFTFALFCLGAVRELLGNGSIFQFAIFPENFQNWIVMILPAGGFFTLAAWLLIINVIQTRKIKL from the coding sequence ATGAGTAAAGATAATACCTCATCCAAACAGGAAGTTTCCAATACCGATGAATTTATCAAAGGAATTTGGCGAGATAATCCTGTATTTGTGCAAGTACTAGGTATGTGCCCAGTATTGGCTGTTTCAAATACGGCAGAAAATGCCCTTGCTATGGGTTTAGCAACAGCTTTTGTCTTATTGATGTCTAATATCTTGGTATCCTTACTTCGGAATTTTATTCCCAAGCAAGTACGTATTGCCTCGTATATTCTTATAATCGCCACTTTTGTTACTGTGACCGATTATGCTATTCAGGCTATCAGTGTAGAGTTGTACAAAAGCCTTGGTGCATTCATCTCATTAATTGTGGTAAACTGCCTAATTCTAAGCCGTGCAGAAGCATTTGCTTCTAAAAATACGGTATGGAAATCTATGCTTGATGCTCTTGGTATGGGGCTAGGATTTACGTTCGCTCTTTTTTGTTTAGGGGCAGTGAGAGAACTTCTTGGTAATGGATCCATTTTTCAATTCGCCATTTTTCCAGAGAATTTTCAAAATTGGATAGTAATGATATTACCGGCTGGTGGTTTTTTTACACTTGCAGCTTGGTTACTTATAATTAATGTGATACAAACAAGAAAAATAAAATTATGA
- a CDS encoding electron transport complex protein RnfA, with translation MNTESLGTIFLNAVLVNNFVLAYFLGICPFLGVSGKIETASKMGGAVTFVMLISSMCAYGIHAFLVAIDAPYLQLISYIVVIASTVQLVEMFIKKMSPALFRSLGIFLPLITTNCAILGVALFQTNKGYDFSESVVYALGAGVGFTLALLLISGLREKLDFAEVPNVSKGTALTLFLAGILSLCFMGFAGLGA, from the coding sequence ATGAACACAGAATCTCTAGGAACTATTTTTCTCAATGCCGTCTTAGTTAACAACTTTGTCTTGGCCTATTTTCTGGGTATTTGCCCTTTTTTGGGCGTATCAGGAAAAATTGAAACTGCCTCAAAAATGGGTGGTGCTGTTACGTTTGTAATGCTAATAAGTTCTATGTGTGCTTATGGAATTCACGCCTTTTTGGTAGCAATCGATGCTCCTTACCTTCAGTTGATTAGTTACATTGTTGTGATTGCTTCTACCGTACAATTGGTTGAAATGTTCATTAAGAAAATGAGTCCGGCATTGTTTCGCTCTTTGGGTATTTTTCTTCCACTGATAACTACTAATTGTGCAATTCTAGGTGTAGCATTATTTCAGACAAATAAAGGGTACGATTTTTCAGAAAGTGTGGTCTATGCATTAGGAGCCGGGGTAGGATTTACACTAGCATTGCTATTAATTTCAGGCTTAAGAGAAAAGTTAGATTTTGCTGAAGTACCTAACGTTTCAAAAGGAACAGCATTAACCCTGTTTCTTGCAGGTATATTATCATTATGCTTTATGGGTTTTGCAGGCCTTGGTGCTTAA